A genomic region of Gossypium hirsutum isolate 1008001.06 chromosome D01, Gossypium_hirsutum_v2.1, whole genome shotgun sequence contains the following coding sequences:
- the LOC121213682 gene encoding uncharacterized protein, whose product MSKVLGFIRGYDHDTWLVNKNPLLSSSCRGKDIWRPPESDIIKLNFDASYLPEKKIAITAVLARDSRGKVAGTDTYLFEEVGDAFVAEARACERALLFARMMGFRRLIVEGRLTFWRWKDGEEEYAGTGLQVFRIL is encoded by the exons ATGTCAAAGGTATTGGGATTCATTAGGGGGTATGACCATGATACTTGGTTAGTTAACAAGAATCCTCTTTTATCTTCTAGTTGTCGGGGCAAGGATATTTGGAGGCCTCCTGAATCTGATATTATCAAGCTTAATTTTGATGCGTCTTATTTACCGGAGAAGAAGATTGCTATAACAGCAGTATTAGCCAGAGATAGTAGAGGAAAGGTTGCAGGGACTGATACTTATCTGTTTGAGGAGGTTGGTGATGCTTTTGTGGCAGAAGCACGAGCTTGCGAAAGGGCGTTGCTATTCGCGCGTATGATGGGCTTTCGGCGTCTGATCGTGGAAG GGCGGCTCACGTTTTGGCGATGGAAGGACGGAGAAGAGGAATATGCGGGAACTGGATTGCAGGTATTCCGGATTCTGTGA